Proteins encoded together in one Thermomonospora curvata DSM 43183 window:
- the nirB gene encoding nitrite reductase large subunit NirB codes for MDVGGDTYRQLVVVGHGPAGHRLVETLRERDTAGLWRITVIGEEPRPAYDRVALTSYLTEEADLTFPAHDAQVTVRTAETVTGIDRAARTVTTASGEVIGYDALVLATGSAPFVPPVPGRDLPGVFVYRTIDDLEALRAHCIARPGAAGVVVGGGLLGLEAARALQGLGIDVHVVEAAPWLMPRQLDEGGGAMLRRHIQQLGLTVHTGAPLQGLHPGPDGTVAQVTLGDGTAIRAQVVVFSAGIRPRDELARACGLPVGERGGIVVDATCRTADPAIFAIGECALVDGTVYGLVGPCFAMAETVADHLAALANGTTAQAAFGGADTSTKLKLMGVEVASFGDPFASRAGGALDVTYTDPVAGVYKKLVVSDDARTLLGGVLVGDASAYPALRTRVGAQLPGSPEQILFGGTEPPGGELPGDAVICSCNNVSAETIRGAIRAESLTDVPAVKECTRAGTSCGSCVPLVKKLLDAELTAAGVQVGKALCEHFDHSRAELFDIVRVRQITTFTQLITEHGRGRGCDICKPVVASILASLGRGHILDGEQAALQDTNDHFLANMQKNGTYSVVPRIPGGEITPEKLIVIGEVARDFGLYTKITGGQRIDLFGARVEQLPKIWKRLVDAGFESGHAYGKALRTVKSCVGSTWCRYGVQDSVGMAIRLELRYRGLRAPHKLKAAVSGCARECAEARSKDFGVIATERGWNLYVGGNGGMRPRHADLFASDLDDETLVRYIDRFLMFYIRTADRLQRTAGWLEELDGGIDYLREVIIEDRLGICAELDEQMERHVAGYSDEWRDTLEDPEKLRRFVSFVNAPDVPDPSIVFEPERDQIKPVLLAGPKLEVVTR; via the coding sequence ATGGACGTCGGAGGGGATACCTACAGGCAGCTGGTCGTGGTCGGCCACGGCCCGGCCGGTCACCGGCTGGTGGAGACCCTGCGGGAACGGGACACCGCGGGCCTATGGCGGATCACCGTGATCGGGGAGGAACCCCGCCCCGCCTACGACCGGGTCGCGCTCACCTCCTACCTGACCGAGGAGGCGGACCTGACGTTTCCCGCGCATGACGCGCAGGTTACGGTCCGCACCGCAGAAACGGTCACCGGCATCGACCGCGCGGCCCGCACGGTCACCACCGCCTCGGGGGAGGTCATCGGCTACGACGCGCTGGTGCTGGCCACCGGCTCCGCCCCGTTCGTGCCCCCGGTGCCGGGCCGGGACCTGCCCGGCGTGTTCGTCTACCGCACCATCGACGACCTGGAGGCGCTGCGCGCCCACTGCATCGCCCGTCCCGGCGCCGCCGGCGTGGTGGTCGGCGGGGGCCTGCTGGGCCTGGAGGCGGCCCGGGCGCTGCAGGGCCTGGGCATCGACGTGCACGTGGTGGAAGCGGCGCCCTGGCTGATGCCGCGCCAGTTGGACGAGGGCGGCGGCGCCATGCTGCGCCGCCACATCCAGCAGCTGGGGCTGACGGTCCACACCGGCGCCCCGCTGCAGGGGCTGCACCCCGGCCCGGACGGCACGGTCGCCCAGGTGACCCTCGGCGACGGAACGGCGATCCGGGCGCAGGTGGTGGTCTTCTCCGCCGGCATCCGCCCCCGCGACGAACTGGCCCGCGCCTGTGGCCTGCCGGTGGGCGAACGCGGCGGCATCGTCGTGGACGCCACCTGCCGCACCGCGGACCCGGCGATCTTCGCCATCGGCGAGTGCGCCCTGGTCGACGGCACCGTCTACGGGCTGGTCGGCCCGTGTTTTGCGATGGCCGAGACGGTGGCCGACCACCTGGCGGCGCTGGCGAACGGCACCACCGCCCAGGCCGCCTTCGGCGGCGCCGACACCTCCACCAAGCTCAAGCTCATGGGCGTGGAGGTGGCCAGCTTCGGCGACCCGTTCGCCTCCCGGGCGGGCGGCGCCCTGGACGTCACCTACACCGACCCGGTCGCCGGCGTCTACAAAAAACTCGTCGTCAGCGACGACGCCCGCACCCTGCTGGGCGGCGTGCTGGTCGGCGACGCCTCCGCCTATCCCGCGCTGCGCACCCGCGTCGGCGCGCAGCTGCCCGGCAGCCCCGAGCAGATCCTGTTCGGCGGCACCGAGCCGCCCGGCGGCGAGCTGCCCGGCGATGCCGTCATCTGCAGCTGCAACAACGTCTCCGCCGAGACCATCCGCGGCGCCATCCGCGCCGAAAGCCTCACCGACGTGCCCGCCGTCAAGGAGTGCACCCGGGCCGGAACCTCGTGCGGAAGCTGCGTCCCGCTGGTGAAGAAGCTGCTGGACGCCGAGCTGACCGCGGCCGGCGTCCAGGTCGGCAAGGCCTTGTGCGAGCACTTCGACCACAGCCGCGCCGAGCTGTTCGACATCGTGCGCGTCCGCCAGATCACCACCTTCACCCAGCTGATCACCGAGCACGGCCGGGGCCGCGGCTGCGACATCTGCAAGCCGGTGGTGGCCTCGATCCTGGCCAGTCTGGGACGCGGCCACATCCTCGACGGCGAGCAGGCCGCCCTGCAGGACACCAACGACCACTTCCTGGCCAACATGCAAAAGAACGGCACCTACTCGGTGGTGCCGCGCATCCCCGGCGGGGAGATCACCCCCGAGAAGCTCATCGTGATCGGCGAGGTCGCCCGCGACTTCGGTCTCTACACCAAGATCACCGGGGGGCAGCGCATCGACCTGTTCGGGGCCCGGGTCGAGCAGCTGCCGAAGATCTGGAAGCGCCTGGTGGACGCCGGGTTCGAATCCGGCCACGCCTACGGCAAGGCGCTGCGCACGGTCAAATCCTGCGTCGGCTCCACCTGGTGCCGCTACGGGGTGCAGGACTCGGTGGGCATGGCGATCCGCCTGGAGCTGCGCTACCGGGGGCTGCGCGCCCCGCACAAGCTCAAGGCCGCCGTCTCCGGCTGCGCCCGCGAATGCGCCGAGGCGCGCAGCAAGGACTTCGGGGTCATCGCCACCGAACGGGGCTGGAACCTGTATGTGGGCGGCAACGGCGGCATGCGCCCCCGCCACGCCGACCTGTTCGCCTCCGACCTGGACGATGAGACGCTGGTCCGCTACATCGACCGGTTCTTGATGTTCTACATCCGCACCGCCGACCGGCTGCAGCGCACCGCCGGCTGGCTGGAGGAACTGGACGGCGGGATCGACTACCTGCGCGAGGTGATCATCGAGGACCGGCTGGGCATCTGCGCCGAGCTGGACGAGCAGATGGAACGCCACGTGGCCGGCTACTCCGACGAGTGGCGCGACACCCTGGAAGACCCCGAGAAGCTGCGCCGCTTCGTGTCCTTCGTCAACGCCCCCGACGTCCCCGACCCGAGCATCGTCTTCGAACCCGAACGCGACCAGATCAAGCCGGTACTGCTGGCCGGACCGAAGCTGGAGGTAGTGACCCGATGA
- a CDS encoding FAD-dependent oxidoreductase, giving the protein MNPVPHAVQDRPGEGGRRSGPRAGDAGPIVVVGNGMAGSRFVTDLRRRDPHVPVTVFGAEPQQPYNRILLSNVLAGVARPEQIGLVEASWYAEHRVDARLGVAVTRIDRKARVVHAADGSVTPYGTLVLATGSTAVVPPLKGAEDGLPAGALPFRTLEDCRKILELAGAADRAVVVGGGLLGIEAARGLAGRGLPVTVVHQAGHLMERQLDPGAGKVLARTLDRLGVRVRLQAAVRALRTEGEGEERRVVGVELDTGEFLPAELVILACGVRPQVRLARAAGLAVERGIVVDEMLRSVTDPAVRAIGECSQYGRTVYGLVAPAWQQATVLADLLSGADRGARFTGARQITRLKAAGVELAAMGDSRLGDEDPQVEVVQFSDPARGTYKKVVVREDRLVGAILLGETGTAGTLAQLYDRAAPLPSNRLGLLFPGLDGGMGDSPARLPDAATVCHCNNVSKGQIRACWRQGARSAGEVAERTRAGTGCGTCRDAVEDIVRRLNEQQEAVPAG; this is encoded by the coding sequence GTGAACCCTGTCCCGCACGCCGTCCAGGACCGGCCCGGCGAGGGCGGGCGCCGCTCGGGGCCGCGGGCCGGTGACGCCGGGCCGATCGTCGTCGTCGGCAACGGCATGGCCGGCTCGCGGTTCGTCACCGATCTGCGCCGGCGCGACCCGCATGTGCCGGTGACGGTGTTCGGCGCCGAGCCGCAGCAGCCCTACAACCGGATATTGCTGTCGAACGTGCTGGCCGGCGTGGCCCGGCCGGAGCAGATCGGCCTGGTGGAGGCGTCCTGGTACGCCGAGCACCGGGTGGACGCCCGCCTGGGCGTGGCGGTCACCCGCATCGACCGCAAGGCCCGCGTGGTGCACGCCGCCGACGGCAGCGTGACCCCTTATGGGACGCTGGTGCTCGCCACCGGCAGCACCGCGGTCGTGCCGCCGCTGAAGGGCGCCGAGGACGGCCTGCCCGCCGGTGCGCTGCCCTTTCGCACGCTGGAGGACTGCCGCAAGATCTTGGAGCTGGCCGGTGCCGCCGACCGGGCCGTGGTGGTCGGCGGGGGCCTGCTGGGCATCGAGGCCGCCCGCGGGCTGGCCGGGCGCGGCCTGCCGGTGACGGTGGTGCACCAGGCCGGGCACTTGATGGAGCGTCAGCTCGACCCCGGCGCCGGCAAGGTCCTGGCGCGCACCCTCGACCGTCTGGGCGTCCGGGTCCGCCTGCAGGCCGCCGTCCGGGCGCTGCGCACCGAGGGCGAGGGGGAGGAGCGGCGGGTCGTCGGCGTCGAGCTGGACACCGGCGAGTTCTTGCCGGCCGAACTGGTGATCTTGGCCTGCGGGGTGCGGCCGCAGGTGCGGCTGGCCCGCGCGGCGGGGCTGGCCGTCGAGCGCGGGATCGTGGTCGATGAGATGCTGCGTTCGGTGACCGACCCGGCGGTGCGGGCGATCGGCGAGTGCTCCCAGTACGGGCGGACGGTCTACGGGCTGGTGGCGCCCGCCTGGCAGCAGGCGACCGTGCTGGCCGACCTGCTGTCGGGGGCCGACCGCGGGGCGCGCTTCACCGGCGCCCGGCAGATCACCCGCCTCAAGGCCGCCGGCGTGGAACTGGCGGCGATGGGGGACAGCCGGCTGGGCGACGAAGACCCCCAGGTGGAGGTCGTGCAGTTCTCCGACCCGGCTCGCGGCACCTACAAGAAGGTCGTCGTCCGGGAGGACCGGCTGGTCGGGGCGATCCTGCTGGGGGAGACCGGCACCGCCGGCACGCTCGCCCAGCTGTATGACCGGGCGGCGCCGCTGCCTTCGAACCGGCTCGGCCTGCTGTTTCCGGGACTGGACGGCGGCATGGGCGACTCGCCGGCCCGGCTGCCGGACGCGGCGACGGTCTGCCACTGCAACAACGTCTCCAAGGGGCAGATCCGCGCCTGCTGGCGGCAGGGCGCCCGCAGCGCCGGCGAGGTGGCCGAGCGCACCCGGGCCGGCACCGGCTGCGGGACCTGCCGGGACGCGGTGGAGGACATCGTCCGCCGGCTGAACGAGCAGCAGGAGGCGGTGCCCGCCGGCTGA
- a CDS encoding molybdopterin oxidoreductase family protein, which translates to MSPERLPRAPATVAGTPTHCPYCALQCGMTVGGSPVRVEPRTDVPANRGGLCQKGWTAAELLTVPDRLTTPLMRAHLGAPLEPCTWEEALERITAEITRLQERHGPDAVGVFGGGGLTNEKAYQLGKFARIALRTSQIDYNGRFCMSSAAAALNRAFGLDRGLPGPITDLARADAILLAGGNPAETMPPFMRHLTQMRERGGALIVVDPRRTATARQADLHLQPSPGTDLALANGLLHVAIEEGFLDEAFIAERTSGFEAVRVSVNAYWPERVERITGVPVPHQREAVRLLGRGARALILTARGAEQHAHGTDTVTAFINLALALGLPGREGGGYGCLTGQGNGQGGREHGQKADQLPGYRRIDDPAARAHVAAVWGVDPGIIPGPGRSAFELLEALGTEHGPKALLLFGSNPVVSAPRSRRIEERLNSLEFLAVSDFVLSETARRADVVLPTTQWAEESGTLTNLEGRVLRRRRAVDPPPGVRSDLQILAELAGRLGAPGTWSADPAEVFDELRAASAGGPADYSGITYERIDAEGGVFWPCPSPDHPGTPRPFLERFHTPDGRARFVPVDYGGVAERIDADYPVYLTTGRVLAHYQSGAQTRRIAPLVERAPEPFAEMHPDLAARLGVREGALVRVSSRRGSVVVRACLVETIRHDTVFIPFHWAGEGRANLLTNPALDPLSRMPEFKVCAVRVEPYERNGAAQ; encoded by the coding sequence ATGAGTCCAGAGCGCCTCCCCCGGGCGCCGGCGACGGTCGCGGGCACCCCCACCCACTGCCCGTACTGCGCCCTGCAGTGCGGCATGACGGTGGGGGGAAGCCCGGTGCGGGTGGAGCCCCGCACGGACGTGCCGGCCAACCGCGGCGGGCTGTGCCAGAAGGGGTGGACGGCCGCCGAGCTGCTGACCGTCCCCGACCGGCTGACCACGCCGCTGATGCGGGCGCACCTGGGGGCGCCGCTGGAGCCGTGCACCTGGGAGGAGGCGCTGGAGCGGATCACCGCCGAGATCACCCGGCTGCAGGAGCGGCACGGCCCGGACGCGGTCGGAGTCTTCGGCGGCGGCGGGCTCACCAACGAAAAGGCCTACCAGCTGGGCAAGTTCGCCCGGATCGCGCTGCGCACCTCGCAGATCGACTACAACGGCCGCTTTTGCATGTCCTCGGCCGCCGCCGCGCTGAACCGGGCGTTCGGGCTGGACCGGGGACTGCCGGGGCCGATCACCGACCTGGCCCGGGCCGATGCGATCCTGCTGGCCGGGGGGAACCCGGCCGAGACCATGCCGCCGTTCATGCGGCACCTGACGCAGATGCGCGAGCGCGGCGGCGCGTTGATCGTCGTCGACCCGCGCCGCACCGCCACCGCCCGGCAGGCCGATCTGCATCTGCAGCCGTCCCCCGGCACCGATCTGGCGCTGGCCAACGGGCTGCTGCACGTGGCCATCGAAGAGGGCTTCCTGGATGAGGCGTTCATCGCCGAACGCACCAGCGGGTTCGAGGCGGTGCGGGTGTCGGTGAACGCCTACTGGCCGGAGCGGGTGGAGCGCATCACCGGCGTGCCGGTGCCGCACCAGCGCGAGGCCGTGCGGCTGCTGGGCCGCGGCGCCCGCGCGCTGATCCTCACCGCCCGCGGCGCCGAGCAGCACGCCCATGGCACCGACACCGTCACCGCCTTCATCAATTTGGCGCTGGCGCTGGGGCTGCCCGGCCGGGAGGGCGGCGGCTACGGCTGCCTGACCGGGCAGGGCAACGGCCAGGGCGGGCGCGAGCACGGGCAGAAGGCCGACCAGCTGCCCGGCTACCGCAGGATCGACGACCCGGCCGCCCGCGCGCACGTGGCCGCGGTGTGGGGGGTGGACCCCGGCATCATCCCCGGCCCCGGCCGCAGCGCCTTCGAGCTGCTGGAGGCGCTGGGCACCGAGCACGGCCCCAAGGCGCTGCTGCTGTTCGGCTCCAACCCGGTGGTGTCGGCGCCGCGTTCCCGGCGCATCGAGGAACGGCTGAACTCCCTGGAGTTCCTGGCGGTGTCGGACTTTGTGCTCTCAGAGACCGCCCGGCGGGCCGATGTGGTGCTGCCCACCACCCAGTGGGCCGAGGAGTCCGGCACGCTGACCAACCTGGAGGGGCGGGTGCTGCGCCGCCGCCGCGCGGTGGACCCGCCCCCGGGCGTCCGCAGCGACCTGCAGATCCTGGCCGAGCTGGCCGGGCGGCTGGGCGCGCCGGGCACCTGGAGCGCCGACCCGGCCGAGGTGTTCGACGAGCTGCGCGCCGCCAGCGCCGGCGGGCCGGCCGACTATTCGGGCATCACCTATGAGCGGATCGACGCCGAAGGCGGGGTGTTCTGGCCGTGCCCGTCGCCGGACCATCCCGGCACGCCCCGTCCCTTCCTTGAGCGTTTCCACACCCCCGATGGGCGGGCCCGGTTCGTCCCGGTCGACTACGGCGGCGTCGCCGAGCGCATCGACGCCGATTACCCCGTCTACCTGACCACCGGCCGGGTGCTGGCGCACTACCAGAGCGGGGCGCAGACCCGCAGGATCGCCCCGCTGGTGGAGCGCGCGCCCGAGCCGTTCGCCGAGATGCATCCCGATCTGGCCGCGCGGCTGGGCGTGCGCGAGGGCGCGCTGGTACGGGTGTCCAGCCGCCGCGGCTCCGTGGTGGTGCGGGCCTGTCTGGTGGAGACCATCCGGCACGACACCGTGTTCATCCCCTTCCACTGGGCGGGGGAGGGACGCGCCAATCTGCTGACCAATCCCGCGCTCGACCCGCTGTCTCGGATGCCGGAGTTCAAGGTGTGCGCCGTGCGGGTCGAGCCGTATGAACGGAACGGAGCCGCTCAGTGA
- a CDS encoding NUDIX domain-containing protein, whose translation MPDAAYYASLPRTRGAAAALLQDDRGRVLLVKPTYKEGWFLPGGVIEHGESPLAACIRECQEELGFTPRLTGLVCVDWGPPNGGHGGADAVNVFVFGGSVTAEEISGIRLPPDELSDHAMVTPEQIPELAAPHVARRMIPSLRGIAEGRTVYLEDGYEPGFGAALRLTR comes from the coding sequence ATGCCGGACGCTGCTTATTACGCCTCTCTTCCCCGTACCCGGGGCGCCGCCGCGGCCCTGCTGCAAGACGACAGGGGCCGGGTGCTGCTGGTCAAACCCACCTACAAAGAGGGCTGGTTCCTGCCTGGCGGAGTGATCGAGCACGGCGAATCCCCCTTGGCCGCCTGCATCCGCGAATGCCAAGAGGAACTCGGTTTCACCCCCCGACTGACCGGGCTGGTCTGCGTGGACTGGGGACCGCCGAACGGCGGGCACGGCGGGGCCGATGCGGTCAACGTGTTCGTGTTCGGCGGCAGCGTCACCGCCGAGGAGATCAGCGGCATCCGGCTGCCCCCCGACGAGCTGTCCGACCATGCGATGGTCACCCCCGAGCAGATCCCCGAACTGGCCGCCCCCCATGTGGCCCGCCGGATGATCCCCAGCCTGCGCGGCATCGCCGAGGGCCGCACGGTTTACCTGGAGGACGGCTATGAGCCCGGGTTCGGGGCGGCGCTGCGGCTCACCCGCTGA
- a CDS encoding MFS transporter gives MTVLTDPQQGRTTSAARSAVKGGRWIDDWEPDDADFWARTGRRVAARNLVFSILTEHLGFCVWLLWSIAVLNLQSVGMQLSVGQILWLTTLPNLVGAAMRIPYTFAPARFGGRNWTIVSALLLLIPCGLFVYAVENPDIPYWALLLIAATTGLGGGNFASSMANITHYYPTDKQGLPLGLNAAGGNIGVSVTQLAMPPLIVAFGLAAVGWVWMPFILLAAAGAYFFMNNLRGAASAYTAKEMIAGCKDRQTIIMSVLYIGTFGSFIGYSFTFGVLITSQFPGIKASDFIWLGAFAGSLARPLGGWLADRFGGARVTMLDFLLMGLGIVAVAVAVQAGSWPLFLAAFLFVFVATGIGNGSTYKMIPAIFRTRAMQGVDAGDAAAVKSALAAARRAAAASIGISSAVGALGGVLIQQAFRISLESVGGIGPALAGLAVFYGLCVALTWATYLRKVHIGGVRMSLAQAGV, from the coding sequence ATGACGGTTCTGACCGACCCGCAACAAGGCCGCACGACCTCCGCGGCGAGGTCTGCGGTCAAAGGCGGCCGCTGGATCGACGATTGGGAGCCGGACGACGCGGACTTTTGGGCCAGGACCGGCCGTCGGGTCGCCGCGCGCAACCTGGTCTTCTCCATCCTCACCGAGCACCTGGGCTTTTGCGTCTGGCTGCTGTGGAGCATCGCGGTGCTGAACCTGCAGTCGGTGGGCATGCAGCTGTCGGTGGGCCAGATCCTGTGGCTGACCACGCTGCCCAACCTGGTCGGCGCGGCGATGCGCATCCCCTACACCTTCGCCCCCGCCCGTTTCGGCGGGCGCAACTGGACGATCGTCAGCGCGCTGCTGCTGCTGATCCCCTGTGGTCTGTTCGTCTACGCCGTGGAGAACCCCGACATTCCCTACTGGGCGCTGCTGCTGATCGCGGCGACCACCGGCCTGGGCGGCGGCAACTTCGCCTCCTCGATGGCCAACATCACCCACTACTACCCGACCGACAAGCAGGGCCTGCCACTGGGGCTGAACGCCGCCGGCGGGAACATCGGAGTCAGCGTCACCCAGCTGGCGATGCCTCCGCTGATCGTGGCGTTCGGGCTGGCCGCCGTCGGCTGGGTGTGGATGCCCTTCATCCTGCTGGCCGCCGCGGGCGCCTACTTCTTCATGAACAACCTGCGCGGCGCCGCCTCCGCCTACACGGCCAAAGAGATGATCGCCGGCTGCAAGGACCGGCAGACGATCATCATGTCGGTGCTCTACATCGGCACCTTCGGCTCGTTCATCGGCTACTCCTTCACCTTCGGGGTACTGATCACCTCACAGTTCCCGGGCATCAAGGCCTCCGACTTCATCTGGCTGGGCGCCTTCGCCGGATCCCTGGCCCGGCCGCTGGGCGGCTGGCTGGCCGACCGGTTCGGCGGTGCCCGGGTCACCATGCTCGACTTCCTGCTGATGGGGCTGGGCATCGTCGCGGTGGCCGTCGCGGTGCAGGCCGGCAGCTGGCCGTTGTTCCTGGCGGCCTTCCTGTTCGTGTTCGTCGCCACCGGCATCGGCAACGGCTCCACCTACAAGATGATCCCGGCCATCTTCCGGACCCGGGCGATGCAGGGAGTGGACGCCGGCGATGCCGCGGCGGTCAAGTCGGCCCTGGCCGCGGCGCGCCGGGCCGCGGCGGCCTCGATCGGCATCTCCTCGGCGGTCGGTGCGCTGGGCGGGGTGCTGATCCAGCAGGCCTTCCGCATCTCGCTGGAGTCGGTCGGCGGGATCGGCCCGGCGCTGGCCGGCCTGGCGGTCTTCTATGGCCTGTGCGTGGCGCTCACCTGGGCGACCTACCTGCGCAAGGTCCACATCGGCGGGGTGCGGATGAGCCTGGCGCAGGCGGGGGTCTGA
- a CDS encoding maleylpyruvate isomerase N-terminal domain-containing protein produces MEHTPPDRHRLLESYRAGVHAIRRLAAQVEDWSVPTPCTEWTALDLAGHLRCVAENQLEYLQDAPHSRLAKLFAQNAPAAVLIRQQARQNAAELAVLPAASGPERILTFTVSADAYADLLPDAWDRLHLVYRGTEYTVGDYAGAACLEWHLHAWDLARAIGLDHRPADPQLLADAWRRGVPHLPLIDGDDPWEAVLRSSGRSPHWPRVEHPLKTRLAARAG; encoded by the coding sequence TTGGAGCACACGCCGCCTGATCGGCATCGTCTGCTGGAGTCCTACCGGGCCGGGGTGCACGCGATCCGCAGGCTGGCCGCGCAGGTGGAGGACTGGTCGGTTCCCACGCCCTGCACCGAGTGGACGGCGCTGGATCTGGCCGGGCATCTGCGCTGCGTGGCCGAGAACCAGCTGGAGTACCTGCAGGACGCGCCCCACAGCCGGCTGGCCAAGCTGTTCGCCCAGAACGCCCCGGCGGCGGTGCTGATCCGCCAGCAGGCCCGGCAGAACGCCGCCGAGCTGGCGGTGCTGCCCGCCGCCTCCGGGCCGGAACGGATCTTGACCTTCACCGTGTCGGCGGACGCCTACGCCGACCTGCTGCCGGACGCCTGGGACCGCCTTCACCTGGTCTACCGGGGCACGGAGTACACGGTCGGCGACTATGCCGGGGCGGCGTGCCTGGAGTGGCACTTGCACGCCTGGGACCTGGCCCGCGCCATCGGCCTGGACCACCGGCCCGCCGACCCGCAGCTGCTGGCGGACGCCTGGCGGCGGGGGGTGCCTCACCTGCCGCTGATCGACGGGGACGACCCGTGGGAGGCGGTGCTGCGCTCTTCGGGCCGCTCCCCTCACTGGCCCCGGGTGGAGCACCCGCTGAAGACCAGGCTCGCCGCCCGGGCCGGCTGA